From Methylovorus glucosotrophus:
CGTGTCGTCAAGGCGACCAATGTCAGGCAGATTTTTTTCAAGGATCCGTTTGGCAACGGCGTTGAGTTTAACTTCGACGAGAGTTAAGGCCGGGCTGGCCTTTGGATAGGCCAGCCTGATAGTGAATTTTAAATAATGCCTTCCAGCAACTGCACTCTGACCAGTTGATTCGCGGGCAGGCTGCCCGTGTCTTCATCCAGCACAATAAAGCAATTGGCGCGCGACATGGAACTCAGCATGCCTGAGCCTTGCGCGCCTGTGGTTTTGACTTTCCAGGTACCATCTGCATCGGCAAATAAAATGCCGCGCTGAAACTCGGTGCGGCCTTTGGCTTTGCGTATCTCTTCCACACAAATGGCCTGCAGCATTGGCAATGGCGGCGGCGATGCTTGTCCCATCAGCACCAGCATGGCTTCGCGCACAAACTGGTAAAAGGTCACCATGACAGCGACCGGATTGCCAGGCAAGCCGAAATAATGCGCGCTACCAATTTTGCCGTACGCCAGCGGGCGGCCGGGTTTCATGGCGATTTTCCAGAACAGCACCGAGCCCAGCTTTTGCAGCAATTGTTTCATGTAGTCGGCCTCGCCCACGGAAACCCCACCGCTGGTAATGACCACATCGGCTTCCGTCGCCGCCTTGGTCAGCACCTGCTCCAGCAGCTGCGGATCATCCTTGATGGCGCCCAGATCGATGATCTCGACCCCCATGCGGGTTAACATGCCGTGCAGGGTGTAGCGATTGCTGTCGTATATTTGTCCTGCCTGCAAGGCTTGGCCGACACTGACCAGCTCATCGCCGGTGGAGAAAAAAGCGACTTTGAGACGGCGATAGACACTGACTTCGCCAATCCCCAGCGAGGCTATCAAACCCAGGTCGGCACTGTGCATGAGATGCCCCTGCGGTAGTACTACTTCACCTGCACGCAGATCTTCCCCGGCAAGACGGATATTGCTGCCGGGTTTGGGCTGCTCAGCATGTCGCATGGTGTCACCCTCCTGCACCACGCGCTCTTGCATGATGACGGCATCGGCACCTGCCGGTATCACTGCGCCAGTCATGATGCGGACGCATTCCCCCGCTTGCAGGCTACCTGCCCAGGGCTGGCCGGCATAGGCCGTGCCGACAATCTTGAGGCGGGTTTCGCCGTCGCTTTGACCGTCCGCCGTGCGCACGGCATAGCCATCCATGGCGGAGTTGTCATGGTTGGGGACATTCACGGGCGAGCTAATGCTGGCAGCCAGAATGCGGCCCAGGCTTTCCCGTACGGGCAGGGTTTCTGTTTCACTTACCGGGCTGAGGTAGCGCCTGATATAGTCGCGCGCCTTTTCAACGGACATGGAGTTGGGGTCGTAGTCATCGGCACAGCTGGGGCTACGGGCAAGGTCTGCGAGGGGTTTTTCGGACATCTTGGATGGGCGCTAAAGTGAAATTAATGAGGGGTGGTCGATAGCCACAGACGTATGTAGTCGGCGATCTCGGCGGGCTGATTGAGGTCAAGCACGCGCAGGGTATGTTCAAAAGGCACGTCGCTGGCAATGGCAATAATGCTGTGATCCTGATCTGCCAGCAGTGGGTGCCCGAGAGAAGGGCGGTGAATTTCGATCTTGGGGATATTCGCCAGCTTGAAGCCTTCGACAAGTACCAGATCGCACATGGTAGGGTCGATATGATCGACCAGCTCAAACAGTTCAGGCTCAGGCTTGCCCGCCCGCTCCAACTCGGTGATCAGCGCCCAGCGACGGCTGGACCCAACCAGCGTTTGCACGGCGCCAGCTTCGCGCAAGCGATAGCTGTCTTTGCCCGGGTGATCAATATCAAACTGATGGTGGGCATGCTTGATGACGGAAATACGCAAGCCACGGGCGATCAGCACCGGTATCAGGGCGGTGAGCAGGGTGGTTTTGCCGCTACCGCTCGCCTGCGCGCAAAAGCCCAGAAGTCTGGGGCGCTGGTGATGGGCGGCAACATTGGGCATGGCTCAGGCTGCCTGTTCCAGGGTCAGCAACTCATCGCTGGTGTTGATGTTGCTGAATGCCAGCGGATGCTGG
This genomic window contains:
- the mobB gene encoding molybdopterin-guanine dinucleotide biosynthesis protein B, which produces MPNVAAHHQRPRLLGFCAQASGSGKTTLLTALIPVLIARGLRISVIKHAHHQFDIDHPGKDSYRLREAGAVQTLVGSSRRWALITELERAGKPEPELFELVDHIDPTMCDLVLVEGFKLANIPKIEIHRPSLGHPLLADQDHSIIAIASDVPFEHTLRVLDLNQPAEIADYIRLWLSTTPH
- the glp gene encoding gephyrin-like molybdotransferase Glp, with product MSEKPLADLARSPSCADDYDPNSMSVEKARDYIRRYLSPVSETETLPVRESLGRILAASISSPVNVPNHDNSAMDGYAVRTADGQSDGETRLKIVGTAYAGQPWAGSLQAGECVRIMTGAVIPAGADAVIMQERVVQEGDTMRHAEQPKPGSNIRLAGEDLRAGEVVLPQGHLMHSADLGLIASLGIGEVSVYRRLKVAFFSTGDELVSVGQALQAGQIYDSNRYTLHGMLTRMGVEIIDLGAIKDDPQLLEQVLTKAATEADVVITSGGVSVGEADYMKQLLQKLGSVLFWKIAMKPGRPLAYGKIGSAHYFGLPGNPVAVMVTFYQFVREAMLVLMGQASPPPLPMLQAICVEEIRKAKGRTEFQRGILFADADGTWKVKTTGAQGSGMLSSMSRANCFIVLDEDTGSLPANQLVRVQLLEGII